A stretch of the Methylacidiphilum caldifontis genome encodes the following:
- a CDS encoding RsmD family RNA methyltransferase: protein MSLRITGGIAKGIILKVPQKTPVRPALSKIRSAIFSSLGDWIEGKKVIDLYAGSGALGIEALSRGALCCTFVDKSRECCECIKNNLKKTHLEGKVILADVYKFLKSDTEQYDLVFASPPYFKEPKLLDDPLFSFVYPRLNPEGTFIYEFFSKNIVKLADQWLLSWEKSVGETKVWMLKPKCLSP, encoded by the coding sequence ATGTCGCTAAGAATTACGGGGGGTATCGCCAAGGGAATAATACTTAAAGTACCCCAAAAAACCCCGGTTAGACCCGCACTGTCCAAAATAAGATCGGCCATTTTTTCTTCCCTTGGAGATTGGATAGAAGGAAAAAAAGTGATCGATCTTTATGCAGGCTCTGGAGCCCTAGGCATCGAAGCCCTAAGCAGGGGAGCCTTATGCTGCACATTCGTGGATAAATCAAGAGAATGCTGTGAATGTATCAAAAACAACCTTAAAAAAACCCATCTTGAAGGAAAAGTCATTTTAGCTGATGTTTACAAGTTTTTAAAATCGGATACTGAACAATATGATCTCGTCTTTGCTTCTCCCCCCTATTTTAAAGAACCAAAACTATTAGATGATCCCCTTTTTTCTTTTGTTTATCCCCGGCTCAATCCCGAAGGCACTTTCATTTATGAGTTCTTTTCCAAAAACATCGTAAAACTTGCCGATCAGTGGTTATTGAGCTGGGAAAAATCCGTGGGAGAAACCAAAGTCTGGATGCTTAAGCCCAAATGTTTATCCCCTTAA
- a CDS encoding diacylglycerol/lipid kinase family protein has protein sequence MQNKICIIFNPAARGEKAKHLLSKLYTLVGDVPIKVSQYPGDAEAKTEWAIEQGYDLIVAAGGDGTINEVVNGFNGREVILGVIPLGTINVFAMELGLPRSIEKAWATILQGNIRAIDFPKANDQHFVQLAGVGLDAKVLQLTHWNVRKTLGPLSYLFTVAYLLKETQPSLQITLEEGSRLSGSFLLIGNGRYYGGPFAVFPKARLDDGLLDGYLFSRVSSTVLIKYWLRSFMGGLYDEEESEGEVIRFQSRSFVVQSKEEVPVELDGDFYGHTPVSFSCEPQKLKVIVP, from the coding sequence GTGCAGAATAAAATTTGTATTATTTTCAATCCGGCAGCTCGGGGAGAAAAAGCTAAACATCTGCTTTCGAAGCTTTATACCCTTGTGGGAGATGTCCCGATCAAGGTTAGTCAATATCCAGGAGATGCCGAAGCAAAAACCGAATGGGCTATCGAACAGGGATATGATCTGATAGTGGCTGCGGGAGGAGATGGGACGATTAACGAAGTCGTAAATGGGTTTAACGGCAGGGAAGTTATCCTTGGAGTCATTCCCTTGGGGACGATTAATGTCTTTGCCATGGAACTGGGACTGCCAAGAAGCATAGAAAAGGCCTGGGCAACCATACTTCAAGGAAATATAAGGGCTATTGATTTCCCGAAAGCCAATGACCAGCATTTTGTACAACTTGCCGGAGTAGGATTAGATGCAAAGGTCCTGCAATTGACTCATTGGAATGTGAGGAAAACCCTGGGGCCTCTTAGCTATCTGTTTACCGTAGCTTATCTTTTGAAAGAAACTCAGCCTTCCCTTCAAATAACATTAGAGGAAGGCAGTCGGCTGTCAGGGTCTTTTCTTTTAATAGGCAACGGCAGGTATTATGGGGGTCCTTTTGCTGTTTTCCCCAAGGCACGTCTAGACGATGGCCTTCTGGATGGTTATCTCTTTAGCCGGGTAAGTTCTACGGTATTAATAAAATATTGGTTAAGAAGTTTTATGGGTGGTCTCTATGACGAGGAGGAGTCGGAGGGGGAAGTCATTCGTTTCCAATCGCGAAGTTTTGTTGTTCAATCTAAAGAGGAGGTTCCTGTAGAACTTGACGGAGATTTTTATGGCCATACTCCAGTGAGCTTTTCTTGTGAACCTCAAAAACTTAAAGTCATTGTTCCTTAA
- a CDS encoding AsmA-like C-terminal region-containing protein produces the protein MEKKQATIHFIQSALTDLLGVPVDVEKIHFSFPLGINLEKLKVENSLSKSCPSLFECNSIKLKSHISPFLYGLYLNVLLTEPKTSFELNSGRRLLLPLIEEGSNGEELPSLFSGKLAASLPIRKISIQKGIIKIFSAHQQPLLMIEGIDEEEELDLRNQKTLSRGQAKRVFFNSTPFLYNLKFKYLFSSKVFQNFDLDSQLSGGKLHLDLYNQANQKDKKKTLGWKIFASGLKAQEIFELLEAHGYSSISGLLHCNAEGSIHGMGLDSFEGKGTFEIERGKFENMALFDKLSNLLKNASMKTPEFDQWKGSFIIKEGKILFTDMSLSSNSFSMVGSGLVKFNSSMEMDLKILLNKPFFKANLPESLLSRIKMPQNSVFSVPVKISGTLSNPQVAFIETHSMPQLSPSGSTLLSPLPIPAK, from the coding sequence ATGGAAAAAAAGCAAGCTACAATCCACTTTATTCAGTCAGCTCTCACAGATCTCCTCGGCGTACCCGTTGATGTTGAAAAAATCCACTTTTCTTTTCCTCTAGGTATAAACCTAGAAAAATTAAAGGTTGAAAACTCACTTTCTAAAAGTTGCCCTTCTCTATTCGAGTGTAATTCTATTAAACTCAAAAGCCACATATCACCCTTTTTATATGGCCTCTATTTGAATGTTCTGCTCACAGAACCAAAGACATCCTTTGAACTCAACAGCGGTCGGCGGCTGCTCCTACCTTTAATTGAAGAAGGGAGCAATGGGGAAGAACTCCCTTCCCTATTTTCGGGTAAACTTGCCGCTTCCTTACCAATCCGAAAAATCTCTATCCAAAAGGGCATAATCAAGATTTTTTCTGCTCATCAACAGCCTCTTTTAATGATCGAAGGCATCGACGAAGAGGAAGAGCTAGATTTAAGGAATCAGAAAACATTGAGTAGAGGCCAGGCAAAACGAGTTTTTTTCAATTCGACCCCCTTCCTTTACAACCTGAAATTTAAATATCTTTTTTCCTCAAAGGTATTTCAAAATTTCGATTTGGATTCACAACTTTCTGGTGGAAAATTGCATCTTGATCTCTACAATCAAGCAAACCAAAAAGATAAGAAAAAAACTTTAGGTTGGAAAATCTTCGCTTCTGGGTTAAAAGCCCAGGAAATATTCGAACTACTCGAAGCCCATGGTTACTCTTCCATTTCAGGTCTACTGCATTGCAATGCTGAAGGATCGATCCATGGTATGGGTCTTGATTCTTTTGAAGGCAAGGGGACGTTTGAAATAGAACGAGGAAAATTCGAAAACATGGCCCTGTTCGATAAACTGTCCAATTTGCTTAAAAATGCCTCCATGAAAACTCCTGAATTTGATCAATGGAAAGGTTCTTTTATAATCAAAGAGGGCAAAATTTTATTCACGGATATGTCCCTTTCGTCCAATTCTTTTTCAATGGTGGGAAGCGGCTTAGTTAAATTTAATAGCTCCATGGAAATGGATTTAAAAATATTGCTCAACAAGCCCTTTTTTAAAGCTAACCTTCCTGAGTCGCTCTTAAGCAGAATCAAAATGCCCCAAAACTCGGTTTTTTCAGTTCCTGTAAAAATTTCTGGAACATTATCTAATCCTCAAGTCGCATTTATAGAAACCCATTCTATGCCCCAACTTTCTCCTAGTGGATCAACTTTACTTTCCCCACTTCCTATTCCTGCTAAATAA